The proteins below come from a single Mycolicibacterium sp. TY81 genomic window:
- the prmC gene encoding peptide chain release factor N(5)-glutamine methyltransferase, with protein sequence MRQAITEATTQLAAAGIDSARVDAEYLAAHAAGVDRARVMFSEPDPEFYPRFRDLVARRARRIPLQHLIGTAAFGPVEVRVGPGVFIPRPETEALLEWAMTQPLPPSPLIVDLCTGSGALALALAHTWPQAQVVAVEKSPEALVYARRNCAGSAVEVLEADVTVPSLLADRTGTVDLLVSNPPYIPDGADLDPEVIDHDPAGALFGGPDGMSVIVPIIALAARLLRPGGKLGIEHDDTTADQVVAALDRDGTFGDITARRDLTGRPRFVTATRR encoded by the coding sequence ATCCGCCAGGCCATCACTGAGGCGACTACGCAGCTCGCCGCCGCCGGCATCGATTCCGCGCGTGTCGACGCCGAATACCTTGCCGCGCATGCCGCCGGGGTGGACCGCGCCCGGGTGATGTTCTCCGAACCCGATCCGGAGTTCTATCCGCGTTTCCGCGATCTGGTGGCGCGCCGTGCACGGCGAATTCCCTTGCAGCACTTGATCGGAACGGCCGCTTTCGGTCCGGTGGAAGTGCGGGTCGGTCCGGGCGTGTTCATTCCGCGCCCGGAGACCGAGGCGCTGCTGGAGTGGGCCATGACCCAGCCGCTGCCACCGAGCCCGCTGATCGTCGATCTGTGCACCGGTTCGGGGGCCCTCGCCCTGGCTCTCGCGCACACCTGGCCGCAGGCGCAGGTCGTCGCCGTCGAGAAATCCCCGGAGGCCCTCGTCTACGCCCGGCGCAACTGTGCCGGCAGCGCCGTCGAGGTACTCGAGGCCGACGTCACCGTTCCCAGCCTGCTGGCAGACAGGACCGGCACAGTGGACCTCCTGGTGTCCAACCCGCCGTACATCCCGGACGGCGCCGATCTCGACCCCGAAGTCATCGACCACGACCCGGCCGGCGCCCTGTTCGGCGGGCCCGACGGCATGTCCGTCATCGTGCCGATCATCGCGCTGGCGGCCCGGTTGCTGCGTCCCGGCGGCAAGTTGGGCATCGAACACGACGACACCACAGCCGATCAGGTGGTGGCCGCCTTGGACCGCGACGGTACGTTCGGTGACATCACCGCGCGGCGCGACCTGACCGGGCGGCCCCGGTTCGTCA